A portion of the Juglans microcarpa x Juglans regia isolate MS1-56 chromosome 1D, Jm3101_v1.0, whole genome shotgun sequence genome contains these proteins:
- the LOC121261812 gene encoding uncharacterized protein LOC121261812, producing the protein MAANICCSIEMEPKTLNQGQLNRAREVAADVVQKMEPNEASIVFIDQGSLSRPLVPGNDIDADDQRKVLEEGKQLLYKPVECEEMKTTHIMGRPCQCSCMATMVSVESPDQVGLREPLSAPF; encoded by the exons ATGGCGGCTAACATCTGTTGCTCCATTGAAATGGAGCCTAAGACCTTGAATCAAGGACAACTTAACCGTGCCAGG GAAGTGGCTGCAGATGTTGTTCAGAAAATGGAACCAAATGAAGCTTCCATTGTATTCATTGATCAG GGATCATTATCGAGGCCATTGGTTCCAGGAAATGATATTGATGCAGATGATCAGAGAAAAGTATTGGAAGAGGGAAAGCAGCTACTGTACAAGCCTGTTGAGTGCGAGGAGATGAAGACGACTCACATTATGGGAAGACCTTGTCAATGCTCCTGCATGGCTACTATGGTTAGCGTAGAATCCCCGGATCAAGTGGGGCTCAGAGAACCGCTCTCAGCCCCATTTTAA
- the LOC121260345 gene encoding nuclear pore complex protein NUP35 has protein sequence MNTTVQRTPRSGRQSLFFQDLASPISARKGKFSSPGQAAAVSALWRENFAGTDLPPPPVYTLEDRSDFSPESGILDYPMSPEVKSDPRTPLQSSGQSFPTLGKNKSETSTSYALMGPQQNQQGSAGFNWWSPAKSGSEQDEKGKGSPVEGVVQPGALITLPPPREVARPEMQRNSVPVGNLNEEEWVTIYGFSPADTNLVLREFEKCGVILKHIPGPRDANWMHILYQNRFDAQKALIKNGMQINGVLIVGVKTLDPMQRRALDERLSNQGFMTLPPPPPSAKSSDLNTLRSPTRPYYLQNGNTSAPKSGGAIASPTKSLVSKIMDLMFGV, from the exons atgaacaCCACAGTACAGAGAACGCCCAGATCCGGGAGACAGTCATTATTTTTCCAGGATTTGGCATCTCCCATTTCTGCCaggaaaggaaaattttcaAGTCCAGGCCAAGCAGCTGCAGTATCTGCTCTATGGCGTGAGAATTTCGCAGGGACAGATCTTCCACCTCCTCCTGTTTATACCTTGGAAGACCGCTCAGACTTTTCCCCTGAATCTGGGATTCTAGATTACCCAATGTCTCCAGAAGTCAAATCAGACCCCAGAACTCCACTCCAGAGTTCTGGTCAGAGCTTCCCAACACTGGGGAAAAACAAATCAGAGACAAGCACTTCCTATGCCCTAATGGGTCCACAGCAAAACCAACAGGGTTCTGCAGGTTTTAATTGGTGGTCACCTGCAAAGAGCGGTAGTGAGCAAGATGAGAAAGGAAAGGGCTCGCCTGTTGAGGGTGTGGTTCAGCCTGGTGCTTTGATCACACTTCCACCTCCAAGAGAGGTTGCAAGACCAGAGATGCAGAGGAATTCCGTGCCTGTAGGGAACCTCAACGAGGAGGAATGGGTTACCATTTATGG GTTTTCCCCAGCTGACACTAATTTAGTATTGAGGGAGTTTGAAAAATGTGGTGTGATTTTGAAACATATTCCTGGTCCAAGAGATGCTAACTGGATGCACATTCTGTATCAG AATCGATTTGATGCTCAGAAGGCTCTCATCAAGAATGGCATGCAAATCAATGGGGTACTAATTGTAGGCGTCAAGACATTGGATCCAATGCAACGCCGGGCTTTGGATGAAAGGCTAAGCAATCAGGGATTCATGACTTtaccaccacctccaccatctGCAAAATCCTCAGACTTGAACACGTTGAGGTCCCCTACTCGTCCCTACTATCTTCAAAATGGCAATACCAGTGCGCCAAAGTCGGGAGGGGCCAttgcttccccaacaaaatctTTGGTGTCCAAAATCATGGATTTGATGTTTGGAGTTTAG